From the Halarchaeum grantii genome, the window CATCGACCTCCACGAGCAGGTCGTCGCAGAAGGAGACGTTACGGAACCAGGCGTTCGATCGAAGAACGCTGTCGAATCGGCACTGCAGTACATCTCGGAAGGATTCTTCGGGGAGGTCCCTGAGACGATACACGAGAAGGCCGTCCACCTGATGCGGTTGCTTGTCGCCGAGCATCCGTTCGTCGACGGGAACAAACGGACTGCGCTCCGAACGGTTGTTGTCTTCTACATGCTGAACGACTATACGTTCGAGTACGGTGACG encodes:
- a CDS encoding type II toxin-antitoxin system death-on-curing family toxin, whose protein sequence is MSGDIVYPSVGLVIDLHEQVVAEGDVTEPGVRSKNAVESALQYISEGFFGEVPETIHEKAVHLMRLLVAEHPFVDGNKRTALRTVVVFYMLNDYTFEYGDEVRALLHRFATTQADIDIETAVIYFRACTRRNR